The proteins below come from a single Procambarus clarkii isolate CNS0578487 chromosome 44, FALCON_Pclarkii_2.0, whole genome shotgun sequence genomic window:
- the LOC123745322 gene encoding pro-resilin-like, whose amino-acid sequence MKVLLFVALLGLSIADKRPSNSYGSPNGGFGNGFGASIGAPSNGYTAPGTNGFGTPASNGNGAASGNGFGQTSSNGFGAAPSNGYSAPPSNRYGPPTGSYGLDAELVALQENIPGGGVPGEDYPVLASPPDTGFSCDAQAVAGYYADTDPEARCQVFHICQDRAVRRQKDSFLCPNGTIFNQQYLVCDWWFNVDCSQAENFYSVNELIGVVPDVGYGYGPATNGIGNGNGNGGSYGNGNGANGNGRNGNGVNGNGRNGNNGYGSNGNGRNGNGAVNGNGVNGNGVNGNGANNGYANGANGNGRNGNGANGSNGNNGYGSNGNGNGAGNGNGANGNGVNGNGANNGYANGANGNGRNGNGANGSNGNNGYGSNGNGNGVGNGNGANGNGVNGNGASNGYVAPSPPSAAYGTPF is encoded by the exons ATGAAGGTTCTACTATTTGTTG CCCTGCTGGGATTGTCCATCGCTGACAAGCGACCTTCAAATAGTTACGGATCCCCAAATGGAGGTTTTGGTAATGGGTTTGGCGCCTCTATTGGAGCCCCAAGCAATGGTTACACAGCTCCAGGAACCAATGGCTTCGGAACACCTGCAAGTAATGGAAACGGTGCAGCCTCAGGCAATGGGTTTGGACAAACCTCAAGCAACGGGTTCGGAGCTGCCCCAAGCAATGGATACTCAGCTCCCCCAAGTAACAGGTACGGTCCCCCGACAGGTTCCTATGGACTAGATGCCGAGCTGGTTGCTCTGCAGGAGAACATCCCCGGTGGTGGCGTCCCCGGGGAAGACTACCCTGTCTTGGCTTCTCCACCAGACACTGGCTTCTCCTGTGACGCCCAGGCAGTGGCTGGCTATTACGCCGATACCGACCCTGAGGCCCGTTGCCAGGTGTTCCACATTTGCCAGGACCGCGCCGTCAGACGCCAGAAGGACTCCTTCCTGTGCCCCAACGGTACCATCTTCAACCAGCAGTAcctggtgtgcgactggtggttcAACGTTGACTGTTCCCAGGCTGAGAATTTCTACTCCGTCAACGAACTCATCGGCGTCGTCCCCGACGTTGGCTATGGTTATGGTCCCGCCACCAACGGCATTGGCAACGGTAATGGTAACGGTGGCAGTTATGGAAATGGCAACGGAGCTAACGGTAACGGAAGGAACGGAAATGGCGTAAATGGAAATGGAAGGAACGGTAATAATGGCTACGGATCCAACGGCAATGGAAGGAATGGAAATGGTGCCGTAAACGGCAATGGTGTCAATGGCAACGGTGTGAATGGGAATGGTGCTAACAACGGATATGCTAATGGAGCCAACGGTAACGGAAGAAACGGAAATGGCGCCAATGGAAGCAACGGTAACAATGGTTACGGATCTAACGGCAATGGAAATGGAGCCGGAAACGGTAATGGTGCCAATGGCAACGGTGTGAATGGGAATGGTGCCAACAACGGATATGCTAATGGAGCCAACGGTAACGGAAGAAACGGAAATGGCGCCAATGGAAGCAACGGTAACAATGGTTACGGATCTAACGGTAATGGAAATGGTGTCGGTAACGGAAATGGTGCCAATGGCAACGGTGTGAATGGGAATGGTGCCAGCAACGGATATGTTGCTCCATCTCCTCCCTCCGCTGCCTATGGAACTCCATTTTAA
- the LOC123745219 gene encoding pro-resilin-like, translating to MKVLLFVALLGLSIADKRPSNSYGAPNGGFGNGFGASNGAPTNGYTAPGTNGFGTPVSNGNGAASGNGFGQTSSNGFGAAPSNGYSAPPSNRYGPPTSSYGLDAELVALQENIPGGGVPGEDYPVLASPPDTGFSCDAQAVAGYYADTDPEARCQVFHICQDRAVRRQKDSFLCPNGTIFNQQYLVCDWWFNVDCSQAENFYSVNELIGVVPDVGYGYGPATNGIGNGNGNGGSYGNGNGANGNGRNGNGVNGNGRNGNNGYGSNGNGKNGNGAVNGNGVNGNGVNGNGSNNGYANGANGNGRNGYGANGSNGNNGYGSIGNGNGAGNGNGANGNGVNGNGASNGYVAPSAPSAAYGTPF from the exons ATGAAGGTTCTACTATTTGTTG CCCTGCTGGGATTGTCCATCGCTGACAAGCGACCTTCAAATAGTTACGGAGCCCCAAATGGAGGTTTTGGTAATGGGTTTGGAGCCTCTAATGGAGCCCCAACCAATGGTTACACAGCCCCCGGAACCAATGGCTTCGGAACACCTGTAAGTAATGGAAACGGTGCAGCCTCAGGCAATGGGTTTGGACAAACCTCAAGCAACGGGTTCGGAGCTGCCCCAAGCAATGGATACTCAGCTCCCCCAAGTAACAGGTACGGTCCCCCGACAAGTTCCTATGGACTAGATGCCGAGCTGGTTGCTCTGCAGGAGAACATCCCCGGTGGTGGCGTCCCCGGGGAAGACTACCCTGTCTTGGCTTCTCCACCAGACACTGGCTTCTCCTGTGACGCCCAGGCAGTGGCTGGCTATTACGCCGATACCGACCCTGAGGCCCGTTGCCAGGTGTTCCACATTTGCCAGGACCGCGCCGTCAGACGCCAGAAGGACTCCTTCCTGTGCCCCAACGGTACCATCTTCAACCAGCAGTAcctggtgtgcgactggtggttcAACGTTGACTGTTCCCAAGCTGAGAACTTCTACTCCGTCAACGAACTCATCGGCGTCGTCCCCGACGTTGGCTATGGATATGGTCCCGCCACCAACGGCATTGGCAACGGTAATGGTAACGGTGGCAGTTATGGAAATGGCAACGGAGCCAACGGAAACGGAAGGAACGGAAATGGCGTTAATGGAAATGGAAGGAACGGTAATAATGGCTACGGATCCAACGGCAATGGAAAGAATGGAAATGGTGCCGTAAACGGTAATGGTGTCAATGGCAACGGCGTAAATGGGAATGGTTCCAACAACGGATATGCTAATGGAGCCAACGGTAACGGAAGAAACGGATATGGCGCCAATGGAAGCAACGGTAACAATGGTTACGGATCCATAGGCAATGGAAATGGTGCCGGTAACGGTAATGGTGCCAATGGCAACGGTGTGAATGGGAATGGTGCCAGCAACGGATATGTTGCTCCATCTGCTCCCTCCGCTGCCTATGGAACTCCATTTTAA
- the LOC123745324 gene encoding eggshell protein 1-like: MKVLLFVALLGLSIADKRPSNSYGAPNGGFGNGFGASNGAPSNGYTAPGSNGFGTHARNGNGAASGNGFGQTSSNGFGAAPSNGYSAPPSNRYGPPTGSYGLDAELVALQENIPGGGVPGEDYPVLASPPDTDFSCDAQAVAGYYADTDPEARCQVFHICQDRAVRRQKDSFLCPNGTIFNQQYLVCDWWFNVDCSQAENFYSVNELIGVVPDVGYGYGPATNGIGNGNGNGGSYGNGNGANGNGRNGNGANGSNGSNGYRSNGNGRNGNGAGNGNGVNGNGVNGNGASNGYVAPSAPSAAYGTPF, from the exons ATGAAGGTTCTTCTGTTCGTTG CCCTGCTGGGATTGTCCATCGCTGACAAGCGACCTTCAAATAGTTACGGAGCCCCAAATGGAGGTTTTGGTAACGGGTTTGGCGCCTCTAATGGAGCCCCAAGCAATGGTTACACAGCCCCCGGAAGCAATGGTTTCGGAACTCATGCAAGGAATGGAAACGGTGCAGCCTCAGGCAATGGGTTTGGACAAACTTCAAGCAACGGGTTCGGAGCTGCACCAAGCAATGGATACTCAGCTCCCCCAAGTAACAGGTACGGTCCCCCGACAGGTTCCTATGGACTAGATGCCGAGCTGGTTGCTCTGCAGGAGAACATCCCCGGTGGTGGCGTCCCCGGGGAAGACTACCCTGTCTTGGCTTCTCCACCAGACACTGACTTCTCCTGTGACGCCCAGGCAGTGGCTGGCTATTACGCCGATACCGACCCTGAGGCCCGTTGCCAGGTGTTCCACATTTGCCAGGACCGCGCCGTCAGACGCCAGAAGGACTCCTTCCTGTGCCCCAACGGTACCATCTTCAACCAGCAGTAcctggtgtgcgactggtggttcAACGTTGACTGTTCCCAGGCTGAGAACTTCTACTCCGTCAACGAACTCATCGGCGTCGTCCCAGACGTTGGCTATGGTTATGGTCCCGCCACCAACGGCATTGGCAACGGTAATGGTAACGGTGGCAGTTATGGAAATGGCAACGGAGCCAACGGAAACGGAAGGAACGGAAATGGCGCAAATGGAAGTAATGGTAGCAATGGTTACAGATCCAACGGCAATGGAAGAAATGGAAATGGTGCCGGTAACGGCAATGGTGTCAATGGCAACGGTGTGAATGGGAATGGTGCCAGCAACGGATATGTTGCTCCATCTGCTCCCTCCGCTGCCTATGGAACTCCATTTTAA